In Magnolia sinica isolate HGM2019 chromosome 16, MsV1, whole genome shotgun sequence, the genomic window CTCCCACACGTACAGTGCATGTGTGGCGGCGAGTAGAGATGCATGTAGGCTAGCCAAAGCTCAATGCTCTAAGCAATCAGATGGGCCTTAAAATGGCCAAACTCCGGGTTTTAGGCTCTTTTCCATCCATCTGGTAGCCTCCACTTTCTGTGCCAGTAAATGGACACTCTAGACCACAATGGGAACCCAAAATTGTACTCCAGCGGCTCATCAGCTGCGCCGCCAACGGTCAACGGCAACCATACATATCTTGAGTCCCTCAGCTCCGCTGGGTTCCACCGATCTGCCATAAATATGAAAGAATCAGGAATCCCCGGCAGCGGCACCACGAACGTGCTCTGTGAAAAGAATGTCGTTGCTCTGAAGACCTTGTTCCCCCCTATACAAGGATTCCCCATCGTCTCCCATGGCCCCATGATTGACTCTGCCGCATGGGCCAATGcctcatttggggcccaccccgTGCACCCTGAAGTGATCATGTAATAAGTCCCTTGGTGCTTGAAAATGGCAGGGGCCTCCCGATGTTGCCCCACCAAAATCCTCTTCATAACATGAGTAACATCAAGATAATCGTCCGTGAGTGGGCCAATGTGGAGTTCGCTATTGTCCTCGGAAGAATAGATGAGGTAGGCCTTGCCGTCGTCATCTTTGAAGACAGTCATGTCCCTACTGTCGAACCCATGCGGGCGTTGGCTGTAGAGATACTTGAACGGCCCCGTGGGTGAATCGCTGACAGCTACCCCTGCAGAGGCTTTTGTGTAGTTAACATCGTCAATGTGCATCCACATTACGTATTGGTTTGTCCTGTCGTTGTGGATCACCTTAGGCCTCTCGAGCACATTGGACTTGTACAGGTCGTGGGTGACGTTCGTCTCCTCCCCTGACAGCACGATACCCTCATGAAACCACGTCCACAGGTCCTTGGAAGAATAGCAACTAACACCAATAATGTCAACCTGGGGCAAGAAGAGCAGCATTCATCAGTCAAAATGTACAGATATTGGTCGCGTTTGGATGCTCTATCGAATTAGATTGCAACTATAAGTTCAGATGAAgcagaaatgaccaaattgcagtTGGCTTAGTATTTATGTCGACAGTTATACGTTACTTTTCAAGTCAGACGGAGATGACTCACCATTTCCTCTCTATCACACTAATTATTGtgattcaattgaattcataGAGCATCCAAACGCTTCCAATTTCCAAGGGTCGATATGTTTTGGATGGAGAGAATCCAAGATGTGGACATGGAAAATCCCTAACGAATCATACTCGGCAAATGgaaaaaacacttataaaatcaATGCATGCTAGAGGACAACGATGCAACACGCCCATCAGGGGAAGCTTGGAGTTACAAGAGTCCCccaaagatttttattttattaagccctcattcttttctcttcattttctaaGAGATGAGTTTATTGTGCAGATAGCTCACTTTAGCCTCTTTCAACTACCATATGATCAGCAGCTGAGATTTTAGGAGTGATGAAATATACCTACTTGGGACACAAGGGGTTTACACAATAAGAACATATTTATTGTGACGACATTTATAGCGGTAAtccaattaaaatatttttactatattTTCAGCCTCGAGCATActtcgaaaaaataaaaataaaaataaaaataaacagtcTTGAGTTTTCTAAATTGCCGCGATGATTAAAAAAAGGGGACCACTAAAGGACAATTGCATTAAACAACCGAAGCGAACAGCACATGGTAGCAATGGACCGGGATAGGACAGGACTGGGGTTGGCCCTAGTCCCTTGACCCCGGACCTTGGACCTAATCAGGCTAAAAATCCGTTGGCCCTGGCTGTACAAGGCAGGACTATGCCAGGGCTGGCCCTGGAAGGAAAAGAGTGAAATGATCTAAGGTTTGAACTAGTCCAATCTAAGAACTTTTGAGGATATAAGCTGAGCGATCCTAAAAATTTAATAGAGGCGTGCTTCTGAAAAATGGTATCCAAGAACTTTCTTTACAAAAGCATTGATCAGATATAAAATGGATTGATGCAGCCTTCACCCCAATGTATCAAACCTTTCATACCGCTAGACAAAAATAGTTGTAGCTAATGAACTAAAATCTTTGTAAGGAACTATGACCTGTAATTTCATCCCAGTGCTAATGAACTAAAATCTTCGTAAGGAAACCTGTAATTTCATCCTTGCATTCATGATATCCTGAGGTAACCGCAATTTACAGTTTTACACCTGCCCTGCTTCAATGGGATAAagcatttcaattcccaaaaatgGAAAATGGGTCTATGCTTCGGTCCCCAGGATTGAAAATAGGTGTGTATGAAGAGGTGCTATACAACGATCCGACCAGAGGTTGTCCAGTACATTCAGGGTTTCAGTTTGTACGAGGGCAAGTGGGGACAACGGTTCAttgatccaaacggttgatagTATGGGCTCCACAGCAATGGCTTATGCACCAAAAATAACCCCCAGATTGAAAGAATCCCAAATTTCCAATAAGTTGTTAGCATATAGaaggttaagaaagaaaatacagcaacagtTTGCAAGAAAGGCCAAATACTGTAGATAGGATCTTACAATCACATGACCCATCCATGGcaaggatctttttttttttttttttgaagacacagggtgtccccacctcattTTTGAAGTAAGACTAATCCCAGCAGATACAGGCAATGACCCACAACCACGAGGATCTTTGTGTCAATCATTTGCACAACTGAACCATGCGaccacttgtacaaactcaaaATCCAAATGATTCTACACAACACTTCAGCCCAATCATTGTCTATTACCTCGTGTATAAAATAGCACAATTCTGTGctatttcagttcccaaaatagaaaATTGGTGAATGCACATCGATCAGGGGGTTGTAAATATCAGCTTACTATATTAATTCAGGAAATAACATGAAACTAATTCAAAAGAGGAAATTTATATATCAAGTCATGTTTTTCTCATGTGTACAAGCCTAGGTTTAGAagacaagtgtgtgtgtgtgtgtgtgcgcgcgcgtgcgcGCATgtctatacatacatacatacgtacatacatatatgtgtgtgcgcgtgcgtgcgtgtgtgtgtgtggtactatgaggtcgagctctgtgggcccaccatgatgtgtgatggacatctAGGTCCCCTCTAAGTTGTGGGATGTCCAACACATTCAgggttttggaatggcctaaaaaTTGGTGTCACATCCAAGAGGGACACACAATGGTTGGGCTAACATAGTGGAAACCCTCGGGGCCGTTGATTTGCCtctcactttgctatggcccaccaaatttttggatcaggcCGAAAAGTTTGCCatgagggtttcatgaggtgatcatctgatgtaagacaattaaccatttgctctaaaagctcgaactgataaagcatggcgaatcaatccatttatctcataacgAATGCCCTACATCTCaagggttaggacctcggtcgacccccctcgtgggccccacttcacatgggttctgcttcacacgagccacccgcctcatagGGGTCGCCCACCCCgggtgtgcccctgcatcccataggtcaccccactcgagcttggtgtgaaaatgaCCCTACATTAATCAcacccggtgaggagtctcgaacataagCATTAATCACttctggtgaggagtctcgaacacaagatatcccgctctgataccactttaacacaggacaattaaccatttgctctaaaaactcaaaccgatagagcatggcgaatcaatccctttagctcatagcccaagccccacatcttatgagttaggacctcggccgaaccccccttgtaggccccacttcacatgggttctgcttcacacgagccacccgccttgtacgggccgcccaccccaagtgtgcccctacatcccataaGCCACCCCACtagagcccagtgtgaaaatgcctatGCATTAtcatcttgtgtgtgtgtgtgtagagagagagagagagagagagagatgctcacctgcgcaccttcttaaGTGAGAACTCATGCATACCTttccacacgtgtcatgggtataCAATCCGAACGGTCTacatgatgcggcaccccatgaaaTCTCCAAGGCCCAAAttttagcctaatccaaaactctatTGGACCATAGCAAAGGAAGAGGCAAATCAATGGAGGATTACTATTTCTGTTTGTTAtggtccaccaaagttttagacCAATCTAAAATTTAGACCatgagggtttcatggggtgccgcatcacgtggactattcggattttgtgcccatgacattgTGGAAAGGTGTGCATGAGTTCTCACCTAAGAAGGTGCActggtgagcatctctctctctctctctctctctctctctctctctctctctgtgtgtgtgtagggaaacgatactatgaggtccacctcatgggaacttcccatgaggtcaagttgtgtgggccccatcgagatgtgtgtcgaatatctaccccatcagtcagatgcaccattccatggtgagccacaagcttaaaaatcaaatcaatccatgacttgggtgggccacaccacatacaacagttgagaggggttaccctcccatttaaacattcataatcatttattgggcccaccgagatgtggttcacaaatccagcccatccattgtgtgtgtcccacttggatgagggatcaaacCAAGTTtaagccgcatccaaaactcatgtgggccccaccaagtgattttatatgttttaggcatgtcttcacattgttttagatggtatggcccaccttagttccgtatacaactgatttttgggatatcccacaacttaaaggggacccatcaaatgcacggtgttgatgttcaacacacatcacagtggggggtgtgtgtgtgtgtgtgtgtgtttgtgtgtgtgtgtaacaatGCTCTCTCAAGAATCGGTTCTCATTGGAACTTCGTGAGAACTTTCGACACATTGTGGGCATAAAATCCGGACAGTTCACTAGATGAGTCACCTTATAAAACCCCTAGGGCTAACTTTTTGGCCTTATCCAAAAAACTGGTGAGCCGTAACAAAGTGAGAGGTAAATCAAAGGGCCAAGGGGTTTCCactttgctatggtccaccagatTTATGGATCAGGCCAAAAAAATTTCCCTTGGTGTCATGAGGTGACACATCCAGTGGACTATCCGAATTTTATGCCCACATCACATGCCGAAAGTTCTCACGAAGTTCCCATgagaaccctctctctctctctctctctctctctctctctctctctctctctctcgatatatatatatatatatatcagtgtgtgtgtgtgtgtaagatgtATCAGCAAAACAAACTgatactctcttttttttccaacacgcactcacaccacaaagGGTGCTCGAACGCATgatctcatgttgaaactcttgtgagtctgtCACTAAGCCATAGGGTCACAGGCAAACAAATAGATACTCATGCATGCAAGGAATTCCAATTAACTAAGAAAATAGCATGATAATGAGAAGGACCACAAGGCTGAAATGGCTCCAACACATCTCTACTCAAGTAAAAGAAGCATCGAGCTGTGATGCTTTGGTGGGTCATTTCCAAATTGACCTAAATGCCTCATTAGCAAGTGGTCAACGTATCCTTCAATAAATCCAaggaataacaaaaaaaaaaaaaaaaaacacttccaTCGTCAGTACCATGAAAAGACTTGATAGTTAGTGAAACTTTGGTGTAAACACTGTCCTTTCCGTATGCTAGTCCACTTCCAAGTGGATTTCCTTTCTCGAAGAACAAGATATATCTTTGCCAATAAAGAACATGTGTCACCCAATTTTAGGCCTATAGATAAAAAACTAGCCCCATccgtaattcaggtgggccataccaagagaAAGAGTTAGGAGGGGAACAccaacccttgattttttacatggtccaccatgatgcgtacgtagagctgtacacgagcaggcTAAGCTCGGGTACTCGACTCGGAATACTCGACTCGTCTGagttagagccgagtacgagcgggTTTCTAAGACTCGTTTAGATTACGAATCTAGAGGTACTCGACTCATGtgctcgactcggtactcgactcgtacCCGTATATATAAGCCCGCCCAAAAAAGAAACCCTACTCACCCAGTCACCCGTCATTTTCAAGCAGCGCCCGTTCGAAAACCTTCTTCCCTCCCAGCGGccgttcgaaaaaaaaaaaaaaaaaccctctctctctctctctctccctttcgcAGCGCCCGTCCGGCCatccctcttcttctctctctctccctctctctctctctctcgtccgatGGTGCTAGACCCTGCGACCTGTCCGGTGCCCCTGTCCGGTGACGGAGCTCGTCCCTGCCAGGCTGCCACTCATCCGTCATCGCCCTGCCCTGCACGCAGCTGCCAGTCGTTCCTGCCCAGCTCACTCGGTGATGTGtgggtttgattttttatttttagaaattgtttaatatatgttaatatagaagtTGTTTAATATAGTTTtgggattaacctgatatttgtgttttccctaaatATTCATTTCACTATGGTCCTATGgattccctagagggggtggctaacaatgaagtgtgaactgacagtgggtgtactaatggGCTAACcagaaaaaatataataataataataataatcccaaaTCCCAAGTATTGTCCCTGTACCAATGTCGGCGCAGACAGATGGTTATGAAGTCGATGCTGGAAAAGCTTTGTAGGCATCATGtttatgcatgtgatttatccacaccatccatctattttgccagctcaattTAGAACAGTTTAAATTTTTGGTGGATGACACTGCAGGAGAAGAGTggtaattaaaaactttttgaaacCCAAAACGAATTTAGATTAGGTTaacatttgtattttcacttcatctacttattgtggtgtggtcaatggagatttggatattcttcattttttgactAACGCCTTAAAATGTGCTGGTAAAATAAAACACACTAGCAGGTTGATTGCTTGGAAAGCCTCTAACATGAATTGAGAAGCTAGGTGAGGcagtgtgatgtttgtgggaaatccacactttccatccattgatcatgttaggacaaacaaaaaaaatgatgcaaatccagaATCCAAGTGGGCTGCATGATAGAGGATTGAACTTCCATTGTTGAAATATCAAGTGTTTCACTCAGCCATAACATCATATGACTTCCCAATGCATACTAGTATAAACATTGATCGTGAGAGGGTGGTAATCGGAATCGCTAGACACATGTGAGAGGATGAACACCTTTTGAAACTTGGTGGGCCCCTCTGACATGTCGGATGGGCcaattaatatagaaattgttaatatgtttatatatgttaatatgttgaaattcttaatatgttaatatatgttaatatgttaaaattgttaatatatgttaatatacgttaatatagaaattgttaatatagaaatatgttactatagaaatatgttaatataaaaattattaatatattaatcATTGTCCTCTACTATTCAAGTCACATGCCCTAATAGCTATGTTTTCCATGTTTCTTAATTTACTTTATAAATGACAGTTTACTTGTTACTTTGTTAGtgttgaatgctaccactttaagatgtctttgatttttcatttgacattttgttattagttagctagatgatgaatgtcaatttcagcatgctcctttgtttgcatagatatgaattattAGTATTGTTCTAGTTAGTAGACTTGTattataggataatcagttgcccatttgaggatttctatgttgtcaGACATAGATTTagtgtgttcttggatgcataaaaattctcaaattgtccctttttggatagttcagggttagatagattgtaatgtcttcatttatttttaatttaaatgcatatgcctgttctggtttcgtctttcctttttctttctggatatattttatgtatttatttccgtcgtcaaatgttcacactttgtgttgatgattgacatgagaattgaatacaagattaatatattctggagagataaggggaaatgctgccggaatttcggcgtagcatttaaaatgaaaaatgaaggcattacaatctatccaaccttgaatgagtgactgatttagacagttaagtaaGTATACCCGTCTAGCGGTCTAGGCGTCTAGCCCTCTAGGTATAGCCGTATAACATATCGaaaactttattttatagatgactagtCAAGATGAAAGCCCAAATACCCCTGGAATGAGTGCATCCGCCACATCTCCTCTAATCGTAGAGGAAGACATAGACACGTCATCTgcatgcaaagggaagaagaagagatcagaAATGTGGGATGATTTCGAAAATGTGATAGTTAACGGTGTacagaagataaagtgtaatcactgcAAAGGGTTATTCAGCAAGATTCCAGGATAATCTACGACACATCTAATTAGACATTTGAAGACGTGTCCTAAGAGACCAAGACTACCTCCTCCTGGCCAACAGTTACTGTCATTTACTAAGTCAGAAGGGGACGACTCCCAAGGCgtagtgtccactcataagtttgacaaagAAAAGTTGTATGAGTGGTATGCTAGATTATTGATTCTGGAAGAAAAACCTTTCAAAATGATAGaaagtaaagggtttagggctttctgtcaattccttaaccctcgggccgagaatgtctcccgcgtcacagtgcaaagagagtgcatgaagatgtacgcaaaggagaagatgaaattgaaagaagttttggcttcagtGTCCAGAATAGCTTTGACGTCTGATTTATGGATAgcgtccaatcaaagaaaatgatacatttcattaactgCTCACTTTGTCGAAAAGGATTGGAAActatgcaagagaattttgaacttccgtaatcttcctcctccacatactggtttacttatttTAGATTGCATGTACAGTTGTCTAGAAGGCtggggcattgaaaagaaaatttcagcaataactttaCACAATGCTTCAGTAACTGACAGTGTCGTTTCAtacttacgtaaccagttcagggctacaggaaatttattttttgaagggaAAATATTCCTGGTCAGATGTTGTACCCATATTataaatttgattgtacaagaagggccgaaagaaattgacaacactatagagagcataagagaaagtgtgaaatatataagggggtcgccatcgagactgagtgtatggaatgacatcatccaacgtttgaatgtgccatctaaaaaaGCATTGAAGTTGGATGTCTGTACACGTTGGAACTcgacctatgaaatgttagatacggCAATGGAATTACAGCTTGCATTTCCTGAATATGCGGCGCGTGACAGAACGTATTCTTGGTTGTCGAGCACAGACGATTGGGCCAAAGCACAACAAGTTCgcacatttctcaaagttttctacgagtgcacgaagattttttctggGAATCAGTATTCAACCGTGAATCtgtttcttccgtctctttggaagattaaggatgctctacagaaaaatgTCAGTGCGGGTCCAGATTTTATACGCCAAatgacagttggtatgaagacgaagttcgataaatactgggacgaatgtcatctgttgatgtccttggcagttgttcttgatcctcgttttaatatggggttggttagctttattttcatAAAGCTTTATCCTACTGAAAGAGCGGCAGCAGAAATATCTaaggttcgtcaagcccttgaagatttgtacaaatcgTATGTTAATACTTTACCTGCAACGGGTGTTGAAGAAAGTAGAGATGCGGATATTTTTGTACCTGGTAATCcggatgtgctaaatgaatacatatcatacttggtACAAGCACGAATGGGAGTTGATACTAAGGAATCAGAGCCAGAAATGTACCTCAAGGAGCCAATCGTAGTGCGATCcgaatttgatgtgttggaatggtggaagatgagggttagtgaatcaaaataccctacattatctgtgatAGCACGGGacattatcaataccaatttcaacagtggcatcagaatccgcattcagcacagggagcaaggttgtgagcaagtatcgaagctcactttcgccagatacagttgaagcgttgatttgtacgcaagattggttgcgcccaatatggggaggagatatgaatgatgatgatgatgaaggggatATTGAGATTCATGACGAGTCTCTACCTGCAGATCAGTAACTACTTTcggtttttcaattctttttggttgaaagttgaatgatctgtaatattatttcactgcaaCTGCAAACATGAAAGTGTTGGTCCTTTTGTAATGTGGTTTGGAAgactttgaatctttgatatttatttatatatgcctgttcatttgcttttatttttgaattttgatacaTCTATATTGCTTTCTTTGGttcctatatcaagttcaaattatttatcaatattcagatttttttatattaaaaattaagtgtagatatgtcatcatctgacccatcgacaaacatttgggactacgcttccctggttgaatcaccaccaaggtctagaaaaacaaagattaagtatggtttgtgtggcgcaaagtttgtgaacaagactaatcgctttcgcttacacttgtcatgtcgaggtggtgatgcaaaaccatgccccaatgcccctaaggatgtccaaattctttttcaagcactgttagattcgaatagaaaatcttctactccatccaaaccttctgcttctggatctagtacacgaatgacatccacaaaagatgcagaggaggatgccagattaaaagctttggaggaagaacaattccaactcgccttaaaacgcagtatgaaagatgtttctagacttcagcgatattcgagtcaaagacaacacgatgttgaagcagggtcgagttactcgagtacgacaaacaagaagaagaaaaagagtaacaaattcaaattcctaacCCGTCTCGAtgaattttataaggcattgggtactacatacaattcttcacataaagcaagtttgaaaaatctagttcaaagtgtaaaagagcacgatggaaatatctcttcgccttctgactcagaggaagtgaaccaatttgtatatgaaaaaatagatagcagttccgatggatcagatgacaatacaggaaggcactcctcttatggaggttattagttataaattgtcattttgaaaaatgtaatgtaaatatgttaatgtaattatcgaagttttttaatcataaattatgtgcattttatatattttattgtttcgtttaacttcaaattccaattgacaatcgaattgaaattcaaatgaatctcaatttataactcgaacttggctcaaagctCGAACTCGTTGCTCGAAAACCATGCTCGAATTGGGCTCAAATTCAGACTCGgactcgaactcgcctcgaaaactcggactcgactcgactctatttctgctcgtactcgaactcgcctcgaaaactcagactcgactcgactcatttTCTACTCGTACTcgggcgagtagagtacgagcaggGAGTCCATGCTCATTGGCCGAGTAGAGCCAAGTACGAGCAGGACTCGGGCgttaagagccgagtacgagtagggcgatactcggctcagctcgactcgtgtacagctctatgcgtacgtgaaatccactctgacaaTTACATGTGTCATCTCAAGTTAGGCCCAGGGCAAAAAGATCAGGCTAACATATGATTCAAGTgtgtcacaccaaaggaaatagttggagaGAGGagtccaccgttgatttttttacAGAAGCCCAACATGATGATTTTGTGAAAGTCACTCGAActattagatgccacactaaaatttaggcCTGGGGCCGAAAAATCAAGCCCATTCctaattctggtgggccacaccaagggaaataatttggagggtgagtgttgcccTGTAGGCTGGTTTTCGAGCCCTAGACTTAAAATTGCGTCACACGCCTGGTGGTCAGAGCGGATTTCGAAAAAAGATCACGGTAGAACCCAACCCATCTGTCCAACCCCTTTGCTTGCAATAGAAGCCAtttacggtctctctctctctctctctct contains:
- the LOC131229777 gene encoding uncharacterized protein LOC131229777 isoform X2; its protein translation is MRMRNKPRKSSAFRCNAGSRCSLSAIVWSLVGCILMIHFYSLARHQDKGETQVRLNHFPLTRELEEIEEENFQLQPRGKRSPRAAKRRGGRKPSLIDEFLDDSSQIRLLFFPDHRTAFGPTRSAGNDSMYFYPGKQWLDTEGNHIQAHGGGILYDERTETYYWYGENKDGPTYHAHKKGAARVDIIGVSCYSSKDLWTWFHEGIVLSGEETNVTHDLYKSNVLERPKVIHNDRTNQYVMWMHIDDVNYTKASAGVAVSDSPTGPFKYLYSQRPHGFDSRDMTVFKDDDGKAYLIYSSEDNSELHIGPLTDDYLDVTHVMKRILVGQHREAPAIFKHQGTYYMITSGCTGWAPNEALAHAAESIMGPWETMGNPCIGGNKVFRATTFFSQSTFVVPLPGIPDSFIFMADRWNPAELRDSRYVWLPLTVGGAADEPLEYNFGFPLWSRVSIYWHRKWRLPDGWKRA
- the LOC131229777 gene encoding uncharacterized protein LOC131229777 isoform X1, translated to MVDRMPSIPMSSNVPLLIRILSGSRCSLSAIVWSLVGCILMIHFYSLARHQDKGETQVRLNHFPLTRELEEIEEENFQLQPRGKRSPRAAKRRGGRKPSLIDEFLDDSSQIRLLFFPDHRTAFGPTRSAGNDSMYFYPGKQWLDTEGNHIQAHGGGILYDERTETYYWYGENKDGPTYHAHKKGAARVDIIGVSCYSSKDLWTWFHEGIVLSGEETNVTHDLYKSNVLERPKVIHNDRTNQYVMWMHIDDVNYTKASAGVAVSDSPTGPFKYLYSQRPHGFDSRDMTVFKDDDGKAYLIYSSEDNSELHIGPLTDDYLDVTHVMKRILVGQHREAPAIFKHQGTYYMITSGCTGWAPNEALAHAAESIMGPWETMGNPCIGGNKVFRATTFFSQSTFVVPLPGIPDSFIFMADRWNPAELRDSRYVWLPLTVGGAADEPLEYNFGFPLWSRVSIYWHRKWRLPDGWKRA